The Nothobranchius furzeri strain GRZ-AD chromosome 6, NfurGRZ-RIMD1, whole genome shotgun sequence genome includes a region encoding these proteins:
- the dpcd gene encoding protein DPCD, with protein MAKQSWIDVLKSANKTALIHDGKRKIHYLFADGKEMAEEYDVKTDELIVRKWRHKSTLGVQSFWQVEVGEPFNVTASLDSDVIKENCSNPVFMRKDTKTSFQWRVRNLPYPRDVFSVSVEPPERCVIIKTSNKKYYKKFTIPDLDRSQLPLERSALSFTHANNTLIISYAKPKDVLSLETEVLRELKKLKGAAEGDADCKTQ; from the exons ATGGCTAAGCAAAGCTGGATCGATGTTCTAAAATCAGCAAATAAAACGGCATTGATTCACGACG gaaagagaaagATCCATTACCTCTTTGCAGATGGAAAAGAAATGGCTGAAGAATATGATGTGAAGACAGATGAGCTCATTG TAAGAAAGTGGCGCCACAAAAGCACACTGGGAGTTCAAAGCTTCTGGCAGGTGGAAGTCGGAGAGCCATTTAACGTAACTGCATCTCTGGACTCGGATGTGATTAAAGAAAATTGTTCCAAT CCCGTTTTCATGCGTAAAGACACAAAAACCAGCTTTCAGTGGAGAGTCCGTAACCTTCCCTACCCCAGAGATGTCTTCAGTGTTTCAGTGGAGCCTCCTGAGAGATGCGTCATCATCAAGACCTCAAATAAAAA ATATTATAAGAAGTTCACCATTCCTGATCTGGATCGAAGCCAGCTGCCCCTTGAGAGGTCTGCGCTCAGCTTCACGCACGCCAACAACACTTTAATTATCAGC TACGCGAAGCCCAAAGACGTCCTGAGCTTGGAGACGGAAGTCCTGAGGGAGCTGAAGAAGCTGAAGGGGGCGGCTGAAGGAGACGCCGACTGTAAAACTCAGTGA